ggcccggcggggcggggcgggcggcggggccgggggcggcggcggcggcggccattGGCGCGGGGCGGGGATGAGGTAATGCCCCCCCCGGAGCCGCAGACAAAGGCCGGGCGGctcagggaggggggggacgggacaccgGGGGCTGCGGCGGCCACGGATCGGCCCCGCCGCTGGTTCCTGCCCGCCGCCGTCTGGGCCCCGGACATGTCCTTGTCGCCGTCCCCGCCGGGCGCCGGGCCCGGTTCTTGGCCAAGCCACCGGCCCCGGCCACGCCCTGGTCCCCATCCCCCGTTGTGCCActgtcgtgtgtccccccccccgcgccgtcTGGCCACTGCCCTGGTTCCCGGTTATGTCCCTGTGCCCATCCTCGGCCACACCCTGGTCCCCAACCCCggccgtgtccctgtccccaacccgGGGGACACTGTCCCCCCGTCTGCCCCCCCCGGCTCCCAGTTCTGCTCCTGTTCCCATCCTCGGCCACGCCCTGGTCCCCGTCCCCAACCACGCtattgtccccatccccagccacgtccctgtccccatccccagccacaccGGGGTCCCCATCCCCGGCCAtgcccctgtccccatcccgggGGACACTGTCCCCGTGCCTGGCCGTGCCCCAGTGCCCTGGTTCCCAGCCACGTCTTGGCCCCCGTCCCCACGGTGGCCCCGTGCCTGGCCTGGCCGTGCCCTGGCCCTTCCAGCGCCTCTTTGTCCCCTCGGGCAGCAGAAAACCAACCCCGTGGGGCccaaccgggggggggggggacacgacacaaAGCGTCTCCTCCCAGGGCAGCTGGGGAcaagcagggctggggacagtgaggggatgtgggggacagAGCCTCGAGGTGGCTCCCAGCGCGggttttggggctggggggggcccggACCGAGCGGCAGCTGCTCTGTGGCAGCTGGTGGttgggacagagctgggacatggggacacgagTCCCCCGGCCCCTTCCATCTGCTGCAGCCCCCGCAGGGCCCCCCCAGACCACTGGCCCCGTGGCCATGGGGGGTTCCCTGTCCCATTTGTCCCTACAAAGCCAACAGTggctgggggagggggctgggggtcaTCCCCCCGAAGTGGGTGGCTCTGGGGGGGCCACGTCCCTGCAGAGGGGTGACCCCACGCTGCACGCGGGGGCAGGGCTGGCCCCAGCTGCCGCAGGTGGAGCTGccagggtgccccccacccccccccgctgagaaatcacatttttctctgcatttcccaAATTATCCAGATTTCTGGGCAGCTCCAGGTTCCCACgtccccgccgccagccccccgctCCGGCAGCACCCCCCACCCGGTGCTTTTGGGGTGCTGCCGGAgcgggctgggggccggggctcGGCTCCCCCGGGGCCGTGGGGCTGCAGACAAAGAGGGGCCGGGATTTGGGCATCGCCCACCAGAACAAAGGACCGGGCGGCCCCGGCTGCGCCGAGCGGAGAACGGGGAGATCGGGACTGATCCCCGTTGTGCGGGGGTTTTGGGGGACCCTGGCCCCAAAACAactcagcccccccccccccccgaccccacAGTGGGTCCGTCCCCATGAGCAAAACGCCTCCTGCCTTTGTCTCCCCACGGTCCCGACCCCCCAGCACCGGTGTGGGGCCTggtggggtgtccccagggtgtcccccagggcctggggggctgggggctcacAGCAGCCCCCCCCCTCAGGGACCCTTTTCCagcctggggggggtccctgcctaTCCTGTCCCTTAGAGCTGTGGGCAGGGGGTGctctgtggggtgggggtggctcAGCCCCCCCTTCCCAGGCAATGTGGGGTGTGGGGCGAGGGGCTCTGTGttctggggtgtcccccccccggccccttcccATCTCGTTAGGTATGGAAGGCCACTCTTCCCCGCGCCGACCGCTGCCAGGCAACCGGCTGTGGTGCGGGGTTGCTAGGAGACGGGTTGCTAGGAGAcagcctgggacccccccccccccccccccacattcCCCTTCCCCAACATCCATTCCGGGGCCTGAGCCGGGGGGGGGTTTGCAGGGAGATGGAGCTGGgttccccccactgcccccctgtgggggggggacacacaaacACCCCATCTGACCCCGCTGTGCtgtgacgggggggggggcacacaggCCCCGGGGGGGTACACAGGCCCCCCGGTCCCCACTGCACCCCGCCATGGGGGTCACCAGCCCTGGCCCCCCCCCCCGATGTCCAGTCTCAGTGTGTGCCAGTGGGGGGGGGTCTGGCtcagctgccagcccccccccggccctttCCCAGCCGCCTGTTCTGTGTTGACTGTTGGTAGCAACGCGGCGGTTCCTGGTGACGGttgctgcccccccgcccccccccgcccaggcaCCACCGAGCAGGACAGGCCGTTGgcccccccggggtccccccgggccgcacagagcccccagccctgcccatggctgcccccccccccccgcccgttTGGACATCTTGGGGGGCTCCGAGAGCCGGCGGctccaccgcccccccccggccccgcagcctgATTTCCCGGCTCCCAGCCCGAGTTttccagccccccccgccccgtttgGGTCCTTTCTGGGGGTCCCTCACTGGTGACCTCGCACCCCACAACCGGGGCGCATCTGTCCCCAGGGattggggggtcccagccccactGGGGGCTGCCGCGGCTCTCGGGGACGGGGGGTGACATCCCggggcaccggggaggggggtgaCACCCCCGGGGCACCGACTGCTGCTATTTTTAACCTGTTTTCCCGCAGAACGCGGCGTGCGAGCGCCCgctctgtccgtctgtccgtcccctGCCACCATCCAGGCGACGGGTTCATTGAAACGGAGAGAGACGGGgcagctcggggcgggggggggggggctgctcctCGCCGGGGTGCAGGATGAGACCCGggtgcagcggggggggggggggggcaccgaaTGGGCCCCGCTGTCCCCCAGTTGGCTCAGggtgggactgggggggctggaggggcgCAGCGGAGGTGGTGACACCCGTCCCTGCCcgaccccacagcccccccctctAAAGAGCAGGGGGAGGGACCCCCCCCCGACccccggtgctggcgggggggtgTCACCGCGTGTCCCCGCAGccctggtgccccccccccctccccgcaccccccactccctcctGGCATTGCGGGGGCCCCAACAAAAGGGAGGTTCAGCgccagggaggggggacacggcggggggggggacacggggggcagGAGAGAGCGCGGGGGAGGCAGCcgtgggggtgcggggggctgcggccgtgctggccgtggggagggggctgcagcagcgcTGGCGCGGGGCGGCTCCGCAATGCGGCAAAACCTGCGAGaaaggagcggggcgggggcgggggggggaggcgggagaGACCCCCCTGCCGGGGGACCCCCCCCGTCCCAAACACCTCCTGACCCCCAGCTGGGGTggtgggggcttgggggggtcAAGGAGCTTGAGGAGGGGGTGTCAGGGGATGCCAGCACCGAGGatgtgcccagggaggggggggacatcggggtgcccagggagtgggGGGACAtcggggtgcccagggagggggtcGGGGACAatgggggtgcccggggggggggacatcggggtgcccagggaggggggacacactgggggtgcccagggagtgggGGGACATCAGGGTgcccatggagggggggggacatcggggtgcccagggagtgggGGAGACactgggggtgcccagggagtgggGGGACATCAGGGTgcccatggagggggggggacactCGGGGTGCCCAGGCGCCCCCGGCCCAGCCGCTGCGCACGGTgcagcaccggggtggggggacagggaccccaggggtgcgggggggggacacacacggtgGCCCCACAGGGACGTGCTGCTCTCGGCCGTGCCGGGATcctcccagggcaggggggggggcaTCGCCGGGGCTGGTCCCCCGGGGACATCCTGGTCTCCCCCCccctcagctctctgcagacCAGCCCCGCATGGGGACAGGGTGCCTttgccggggggggggcacaccCAGGGGGTGACGCCCCTGCAGGGGCGGGGTTCGAGGCCCGGcgtgggggtgcccagggctgcccGTGTCCCCAAACCCCTCTCTGGCCCTGGGAACGTgacagggcagggtggggggggcccAGGGCAGGACacggggtgaccccccccccagcccggtcCGTCCTGCCCCACAGGAACTGCCCCTGCGTGGGGTTCCCCCGAGGagccgccccggggagcgggggggaacAACGGGCGGCGGCTGGGGCGGGAGCCGGCGCGGTGGGTGCCCGTGGGGCTTCACAcggcggggggacggggaccCCCGGACCCCCGTGGCCCCCACCCCACGCTGGGCCGTGGCGCTGCCGGGGCAGAGCCGGGCCGGGGGGTGCGGggacccctcctgcccccccccccgaggcCCCCCGCCCCTCAagccccccccaagccccctcACTCcggtgcccccccggcccccgcccgccacATTCCTCTCTGATGACGTCAGCGCCGACTTTCGAACCGGCCAATCGGAAGCGAGGCGGGGCGGAGGGGGCGTGACCGACGCCGCGGGGCGTGGTAGCCGCCGTGACGTCACCGGATGGGCGGGGAAAGTAGATGTCCCGCCCATCGCGCCCCGCCCCTCGAGAGGCTCCGCCCCCCCGGTATATCACGGGGGGGCCCCGCCGGgcgccccccgcctccctcctcGGCAGCTCCGTAACGGTTCGGGCAGTGAGCGGCCATGGTGAGGCCCCCCCCGGGGGGCGTGGGGACCCCGCGagggctgtgggaccccccccccgggtgGGATCCCCCGAGGCAGCGTGGGGGgtaggggggtgttggggggcccccccccggTGTCCAGGGCAGCACGTGGGGCtgcggtggggggggggtgtgaaagTTTCTCGCGTGTCCAGGACACCCCGTGGGgctaccggggggggggggctggagccgtggttcccACGCATGTCCCACCCattggttccccccccccccccatcccccggcCGCACTTGGGGCTCCCTGAGCCGGGAGGGGAACcttccccggggcgggggggggtgtgggggtccccTGGAACCGGGATCACGCGTGGGAGCGATggcgggggcagcccccggcccggcccgggcccgaCCAGCAGCGGCCGCGGCGGGGAAACTCCTCCCGGTGCCCCGGAGTTTGCTCCTGTCCCGAGTGGAaccggctggggggggggggggggcgctgccgGCCTGGCACCCATCCCCGTGGGTCAGGGCTGGCGCGCCGGGGGCTGGTGTGGGGCCGGGGTTGTGtggagaaaagggggggggggtgtttccccTTTCCGGGGCTGCCCCaaagctgggggggggtccctgtcccaGCGCAGGGCTTGTGTGGTGGGGACTGGGAATAACCCTGGGGAAGTGCTGGGGGGGGTGAACGGCTCCAAGCAGTGTCAGGGTGGGGGCTGCCCCCAGCTGAGcctgaacccccccccccccgtgatcCCACAGTGCAaggggggagggggtggtgtCCCCCGGGGGCTGCCCCTGTGCTGCTCGGCCGATGGCACCGCTGGGCTGAGCCGGGGCACAACCGGTGTggcaggggggtgtgtggggggggacggggacagcgaGGGGGCAGCGCGGGGGTGACGCGGGCGCGTGTCCTGTCCCCGCAGCGCGAGTGCATCTCCATCCACGTGGGCCAAGCGGGCGTGCAGATCGGCAACGCCTGCTGGGAGCTGTACTGCCTGGAGCACGGCATCCAGCCCGACGGGCAGATGCCCAGCGACAAGACCATCGGCGGGGGGGACGACTCCTTCAACACCTTCTTCAGCGAGACGGGGGCCGGCAAGCACGTGCCGCGGGCCGTCTTCGTGGACCTGGAGCCCACGGTGATCGGTGAGCGCGGGGAGGGCTGCTGTGCGGGGGGTGGtcggggggtgctgggtgctgaggggGTGCCCGTCTCTCCCCCCCCGCAGACGAGGTGCGCACGGGGACGTACCGGCAGCTCTTCCACCCCGAGCAGCTGATCACGGGCAAGGAGGATGCGGCCAACAACTACGCCCGTGGGCACTACACCATCGGGAAGGAGATCATCGACCTGGTCCTCGACCGCATCCGCAAGCTGGTGGGCACCTCGGTGGagtgggggtgggaggagggtggGGGTCTCACTGGGTGGATCCATCCCCAGGGGGTGGCTGGGGACAAagggtgtccctggggaggtgATCAGCAGCTCCTTCTCGCCCCGTCAGCACTTTGGGACAAGGTGGGGCTGCCCCAGGAGGGACCTGGGTGGGGGTGGGCGACAGGTCTGGgctgtccccagtgcccccaggCACGGTGGGTCCCCGCCGGTGCCAGGCGCGGTCCTGGGGAGGAGGATGGGAAACCACATGCCCGGGGCAGTGGGGCTGTGCAGCCCAGGTTTGGGTGCTGGTGCAGCACTGGTTTGACTGGTGCGGCTGCCCTGAGCTCTTTGAACCTCTGGTTCCCACGCCGGGGCtggcgccggggccggccggaCCTGCTGTGCCGCCGGCTCCGCTCGGGGAGCTCCTGGCACATCAAAGGCTGAGCTGGTTGCCCGTGGGCCAGCGTGGGCCGGGTGGCTCCTGCTGCACCCAGGCTGGGGAGGGTGAGGGTGCGAGGCCGTGGCTGACCCACTCTGGACCCCGCCGGGGCCCCTTTCGGTCGTGCCGATGCCCGGGGCGCTGTGGCTGGAAGCGGAGCTGGGGCGctcgggcagctgcctgcccctgcctgcgtCATCAAGACGAGTCCCCAAAGGCCTGAGACGCTGGGGGGAATATTGGCCTTCCTGGGCAGCTGAAATGCAGAAGGACTGACAGATGGGGCTcgtttcctcttcctttcctccagGCTGACCAGTGCACGGGGCTGCAGGGCTTCCTGGTCTTCCACAGCTTCGGGGGCGGCACCGGCTCCGGCTTCACCTCCCTGCTCATGGAGCGCCTCTCCGTCGACTACGGCAAGAAATCCAAGCTGGAGTTCTCCATCTACCCGGCCCCGCAGGTCTCCACGGCCGTGGTGGAGCCCTACAACTCCATCCTCACCACCCACACCACCCTGGAGCACTCCGACTGCGCCTTCATGGTGGACAACGAGGCCATCTACGACATCTGCCGCCGCAACCTGGACATCGAGAGGCCCACCTACACCAACCTCAACCGCCTCATCAGCCAGATCGTGTCCTCCATCACGGCCTCGCTGCGCTTCGACGGGGCCCTGAATGTCGACCTGACGGAGTTCCAGACCAACCTGGTGCCGTACCCCCGCATCCACTTCCCGCTGGCCACCTACGCCCCCGTCATCTCGGCCGAGAAGGCTTATCACGAGCAGCTGACGGTGGCCGAGATCACCAACGCCTGCTTCGAGCCGGCCAACCAGATGGTGAAGTGCGACCCGCGGCACGGCAAGTACATGGCGTGCTGCCTGCTGTACCGCGGGGACGTGGTGCCCAAGGATGTCAACGCCGCCATCGCCACCATCAAGACCAAGCGCAGCATCCAGTTCGTGGACTGGTGCCCCACTGGTTTCAAGGTGGGCATCAACTACCAACCGCCCACGGTGGTGCCCGGGGGGGACCTGGCCAAGGTGCAGCGCGCTGTGTGCATGCTGAGCAACACCACGGCCATCGCCGAGGCCTGGGCCCGCCTGGACCACAAGTTTGACCTGATGTACGCCAAGAGGGCGTTCGTGCACTGGTACGTGGGGGAGGGCATGGAGGAGGGGGAGTTCTCGGAGGCGCGGGAGGACATGGCCGCCCTGGAGAAGGATTACGAGGAGGTGGGGGCCGACAGCgtggagggtgaggaggagggggaggaataTTAGTGCCTTGTCTTGGGCCGGTGACACTGTGGTTGCTCTTCATTAAAATGTCTCTTTCCACTCTTGTCTCGTTTATTGTCCTACAGTGACCTGGGGGGACgtcctgtggggagggggggtcctggctgagctgagctggagggggggggctgcCTGGCCCAGCTGCCAGTGAGCACTGGGATTGCTGGGGGGCTGTGTGGGATGGGGGGTCCCTTCGCTGGGTCCTGTGTCCTGCCCTGGAGCAGTGTGGGGGGGGTCATGGCACCCTCCTTATTGTCCCCAGGGGTCCCTGTCACAGGGGTGGGGTGAGGACGGGTGGGCGCAGCCCTCAGGGGGGGCTGGGAGCCCCCACTGCCCTCGTGCACCCCAGCCCTGGGCGCgggggcaggatcgggccctgGGCAGTGCCGGCGCAGACGGGTCTGGCACGGAGCTGGTGTCTgcgctgctctgcagagctggggggggtcctgggcgggaggcccccccccccccctgcagctcctgggcccTTCCAGTAAGCGCCGCCCTCGCTGCCCGGaaggggggtcggggggggggggggcagagcccgTTGTCCGGTGCTGCCCCCGCGCATGGCAGCTCCGGCAGAGCCGAGTCACGGCTGCCCCCACgaaatggggagggggacacaatACCCCCCCCCTCGGGTGCTGggatgggcaggatgggacccagCTGAGCCGGGGCCTCTGCCaagccccgcagcccccagcccctctctgcacccccCTTTCCTCATGTGATTTGTGGGGGTCCCCACAACCCCCggcacctccctgcaccccacgGAGTcccccagcccgccccccccccgcatccTGGCAGGGGGAGACCCGGTgctgcccagcccctctgcccgcgggggggggtctgtgccccccagctcctctccccaccGCCTCCGGTTCTACGGGGCTCCTTTGCCTGCACCCCCGAGggggggccctgcagcccccgccccgcATCTCTTGGGGGGTCCCCGGCCACCCCCGAGGGGGAATTCCTGCAGCCCCTTGTCCCGCATCCCGAGGGGGGTCCCCGGCcactcccagcccctctcccgcgccccccccgcgACGGGACACCCGCAGCCCCcggtcctccccccccccccaccccggggccggGAGACCCCTCCCCTCGCTCCCGCACCCCCGGGTCCCCCGGCGgggcggagccgccgcccgcTATAAACAGCCGGTACCGGCCGCCTCCACCCTTCCCGGTGCTGCCATGAGCCGCGGCGGCCGcgtcccccccccgcgccgcgccctcggggcgccgccgcccctcACCGCGGCTCCGGGGcagttggcggcggcggcggcggcgcggggagcggagcgggaggAACTGGCGGCCTTGAACGATCGCTTCGCCGCTTTCCTGGAGCGGGTGCGGGCGTTGGAACGGCAAAACGGGGCCCTCCGGGCCGCCctgggccgcgccgccgccgccaccgcgccCCGCGCCACCGGGCTGGTGCAGGGCGAGCTGCGGGGGCTGCGGGACCGGCTGCACAGCCTtggccgggaccgggaccggctCCAGGCCGAGCGGGACGGGCTGGCCGCCGACCTGGTGGTCCTGCGGCAGCGGTgggtgggcggcggggccgggggaggcaccgggatggggctggggggagggatGTACCGGGGTGGGGACCGGAGGATGCACCGGGATGAGGGATGTAACGGGATAGGGACCGGGGGAGGCACCGGGATGGGGGATGTAACGGGATAGGGACCGGGGGATGCACCGGGATGGGGGATGCACCGGGATGGGGGATGCACCGGGATGAGGGATGTACCGGGTGGGGACCGGGGGAGGCACCGGAGAGGGACCGGCCGCATATTGGAAAGGGACCGGGGGATGCCCCGGGTGTACTGGGGAGGGAGCGGGCGTgtacggggtgggggggggggcactgggaggggctgggaagggagccagggtggggactgggagggactgggagaacaGGGCTCTGCGGAAGGGCGGGGCACTGGGAGGGGCATGGCGgggtgggggcactgggagtggACTGGGACGAGCACGGGCGGGGACAtggggccggggcagggctggaCCCCCCCCCGGGGGAGGAGCGTGTTCCAGTGAGgggccctggggggctgcagtggggtcATGGCTCGGGTGGGGTCCCGCAGGACCCCCAGATTCTGGGttgtgcagggacagggacaccccaggccctCGGGGGCTGCGAGGAGGGGGGGTGGCTCAGTCTGG
The window above is part of the Strix uralensis isolate ZFMK-TIS-50842 chromosome 33, bStrUra1, whole genome shotgun sequence genome. Proteins encoded here:
- the LOC141936728 gene encoding tubulin alpha-1C chain produces the protein MPSDKTIGGGDDSFNTFFSETGAGKHVPRAVFVDLEPTVIDEVRTGTYRQLFHPEQLITGKEDAANNYARGHYTIGKEIIDLVLDRIRKLADQCTGLQGFLVFHSFGGGTGSGFTSLLMERLSVDYGKKSKLEFSIYPAPQVSTAVVEPYNSILTTHTTLEHSDCAFMVDNEAIYDICRRNLDIERPTYTNLNRLISQIVSSITASLRFDGALNVDLTEFQTNLVPYPRIHFPLATYAPVISAEKAYHEQLTVAEITNACFEPANQMVKCDPRHGKYMACCLLYRGDVVPKDVNAAIATIKTKRSIQFVDWCPTGFKVGINYQPPTVVPGGDLAKVQRAVCMLSNTTAIAEAWARLDHKFDLMYAKRAFVHWYVGEGMEEGEFSEAREDMAALEKDYEEVGADSVEGEEEGEEY